From Anaerohalosphaera lusitana, one genomic window encodes:
- a CDS encoding family 1 encapsulin nanocompartment shell protein, which yields MSEKFLHRDEAPFSPAVWQMIDETVVGAAKAQMCGRKLLHTEGPFGLGLKSISTGDNEVTSQEGISAYAGCCTPLVMISSSFKVPARDIAAFESNGAPLSMAQAAQAAIKCARMEDTVVFNGSKELGTQGLLTAKGGGSHKIGNWQEVGKAADDVISGATLLDKQGFVGPYVLALSPTLFENLYRRYPDGDMTELEHIKQIATGGIIKANSLEKGGVMMQTGKQFASIVLGQDLMTGFIGPEGTSYEFSISETAALKLNRPEAVCVLK from the coding sequence ATGAGCGAAAAATTTCTGCACCGAGACGAAGCGCCGTTCAGCCCGGCAGTATGGCAGATGATAGATGAGACAGTTGTTGGTGCCGCGAAGGCTCAGATGTGCGGACGGAAGTTGCTGCATACGGAGGGTCCATTCGGACTGGGACTCAAGTCGATAAGCACGGGCGACAACGAAGTTACTTCTCAGGAGGGTATCAGCGCATATGCTGGTTGTTGTACGCCGTTGGTAATGATATCGAGCTCGTTCAAGGTGCCCGCTCGGGATATTGCGGCTTTTGAGAGCAACGGTGCTCCGCTTAGCATGGCGCAGGCTGCCCAGGCTGCGATCAAGTGTGCGAGGATGGAAGATACTGTCGTGTTCAACGGCAGTAAGGAGCTCGGCACGCAGGGGCTGTTGACTGCTAAGGGGGGTGGATCGCACAAGATCGGCAATTGGCAAGAAGTCGGCAAGGCTGCGGATGATGTTATTTCGGGTGCGACTCTGCTGGATAAGCAGGGGTTTGTCGGGCCATATGTGCTGGCGCTTTCGCCGACACTGTTCGAGAATCTTTACAGGCGTTATCCTGACGGGGATATGACCGAGCTGGAGCATATAAAGCAGATAGCGACGGGGGGAATCATCAAGGCTAATTCGCTTGAAAAAGGCGGTGTTATGATGCAGACGGGTAAGCAGTTTGCGTCTATCGTGCTTGGTCAGGATCTGATGACCGGATTCATTGGGCCGGAGGGGACGTCGTATGAGTTTTCGATCTCTGAGACGGCAGCGCTGAAGCTGAACAGGCCCGAGGCGGTGTGCGTTTTGAAATAG
- a CDS encoding demethoxyubiquinone hydroxylase family protein, with translation MPEFPNPFSGKVPDRKLTDSELARAIRLNIAAELEAIHLYEAHADATDNALAAAVLRDVADEERVHVGEFQKLLKILLPDEQAKLDEGEEEVEELAAGEHEEEEGPAEEEETKEVPTIGDIRED, from the coding sequence ATGCCAGAATTTCCAAATCCATTTTCGGGTAAAGTTCCGGACAGGAAGCTGACGGATTCAGAGCTTGCGCGGGCGATAAGACTCAACATTGCTGCTGAGCTCGAAGCGATACATCTTTACGAGGCGCATGCTGATGCGACGGACAATGCGCTGGCGGCAGCGGTACTGAGGGACGTGGCTGATGAAGAGCGTGTGCATGTGGGTGAGTTCCAGAAGCTGCTGAAAATACTGCTTCCCGATGAGCAGGCCAAGCTGGATGAGGGTGAGGAAGAAGTTGAGGAGCTGGCGGCCGGCGAGCACGAGGAAGAAGAGGGGCCAGCAGAGGAAGAAGAGACGAAAGAAGTACCTACTATAGGCGATATCAGAGAAGATTAA